A window from Pseudomonas moraviensis encodes these proteins:
- a CDS encoding DUF4404 family protein produces the protein MPAQELQKQLDTLREQLEQNPPLSEVEREDLRALMAQIESEIQLETATQDASIADGVNLAVDRFELEHPAIAGTLRNIVNALGSMGI, from the coding sequence ATGCCCGCCCAAGAACTGCAAAAACAGCTCGATACCCTGCGCGAGCAGCTGGAACAGAATCCACCGCTGTCGGAAGTCGAGCGTGAAGATCTGCGTGCGTTGATGGCGCAGATCGAATCGGAAATCCAGCTGGAAACTGCCACCCAGGACGCGAGCATTGCCGATGGTGTGAACCTGGCAGTGGATCGCTTCGAGCTTGAACATCCAGCTATCGCCGGCACCCTGCGCAACATCGTCAACGCGCTGGGCAGCATGGGCATCTGA
- a CDS encoding VacJ family lipoprotein, whose translation MRWSPSLAQLSVCASLLLAPFATQAATEEDPWESVNRPIFRFNDFVDTYALKPLAQGYEFVTPQFVEDGIHNMFRNVGDVTNLANNILQAKPAAAGVDTARLIFNTTFGLLGFFDVGTQMGLNRSDEDFGQTLGYWGVGSGPYVMLPLMGPSTLRDAPSKYVDSYTGMYRYIDHVPTRNSIFGLNIVDTRASLLSSEKLISGDKYTFIRNAYLQNREFKVKDGQVEDDF comes from the coding sequence ATGCGCTGGAGCCCTTCGCTCGCTCAGCTAAGTGTATGTGCCAGCCTGTTGCTGGCGCCGTTCGCCACTCAGGCGGCCACGGAAGAAGACCCTTGGGAAAGCGTCAACCGGCCGATATTCCGGTTCAACGACTTCGTTGACACCTACGCGCTGAAGCCATTGGCGCAGGGTTATGAGTTCGTCACCCCGCAGTTCGTTGAAGACGGCATCCACAACATGTTCCGCAACGTCGGTGACGTCACCAACCTGGCAAACAATATTCTCCAGGCCAAACCGGCTGCAGCGGGCGTTGATACCGCCCGACTGATTTTCAACACCACCTTCGGTCTGCTCGGCTTCTTCGACGTCGGCACCCAGATGGGCCTGAACCGCAGCGACGAAGACTTCGGTCAGACCCTCGGTTACTGGGGCGTGGGCAGCGGCCCGTACGTGATGCTGCCGCTGATGGGCCCGAGCACCCTGCGTGACGCACCGTCGAAATACGTCGACAGCTACACCGGGATGTACCGCTACATCGATCACGTGCCCACGCGTAACTCGATCTTCGGCCTCAACATCGTCGACACCCGCGCCAGCCTGCTGTCGAGTGAGAAGCTGATCAGCGGCGACAAGTACACCTTCATCCGCAACGCTTACCTGCAGAACCGCGAGTTCAAGGTGAAGGACGGACAAGTCGAAGACGATTTCTGA
- a CDS encoding phosphatase, with protein sequence MTHAETLPVAAPSLTAVLFGLSGCLVDFGSRAAQQLTAGPEHAEATPGALDSLRSLQRQRIPCAWLDELPPALVHSLAASLPTWIKPTQHSATMNPWPAPNACWQALMDMNIDRLDGCVLVSGEPRLLQAGLNAGLWTIGLASCGSLCGLSPSEWQALSQTDREQLRGKATVQLFSLGVHSVIDHLGELDACLADISSRRAKGEKP encoded by the coding sequence ATGACTCACGCCGAAACCTTGCCCGTCGCCGCGCCCAGTCTGACTGCCGTACTGTTCGGCCTGAGCGGTTGCCTGGTGGATTTCGGTTCCCGCGCCGCGCAACAGCTCACCGCCGGGCCGGAACACGCCGAAGCCACCCCGGGCGCGCTCGATAGCCTAAGAAGCTTGCAGCGTCAGCGGATTCCCTGTGCCTGGCTCGACGAATTGCCCCCCGCCCTCGTTCATTCACTGGCCGCTTCGCTGCCAACCTGGATCAAGCCGACGCAACATTCAGCAACAATGAATCCATGGCCGGCACCCAATGCGTGTTGGCAAGCATTGATGGATATGAACATCGACCGCCTCGATGGCTGCGTGCTGGTCAGCGGTGAGCCGCGTCTGTTGCAGGCCGGCCTGAATGCCGGACTGTGGACAATTGGCCTGGCGTCCTGCGGCTCGTTGTGCGGCCTGAGCCCGAGCGAATGGCAAGCTCTCTCGCAAACAGACCGTGAGCAGCTGCGCGGCAAAGCAACCGTGCAGTTGTTCAGCCTTGGCGTGCACTCAGTGATCGATCATCTCGGCGAACTGGATGCCTGTCTTGCCGACATCAGCTCGCGCCGCGCCAAAGGCGAAAAGCCCTGA